In Candidatus Zixiibacteriota bacterium, the genomic window TGAGGCTGTGGCGAAATTCTTCCCAATCATATAAGAATTCCTCTACTCCGCGATAGCGCAGGGTGGTTCGGATAGCCAGCATTTTCGAGAGGATATCATAGACTTTGGTCGGAATGCTTTTCTGAAGCGCTCCCAGGAAGAGCCGTCCGGCCCGGTCATGAATCGGATTCTTGCCGAACATCAGTTGATGCAGGATGACGCCGAGAGCATAGATGTCGGCCTGTTTGCTCAACCGGCGCTCGGGCGGAGCATACCAGTTTTTCTCCATCATATTGTAATGTGGCGGCATCCCGAAATCGGTCAGTTTGATTTTTTCATCGCGGGTGAAAAGTATATTGGACGGTCGCAGGTCGCCATGAATAATGTTGTTCTTGTGGGCGAAATCAAGCCCTTCGGCAACCTCGGCGGCGATGGCCATCGCTTTTTCGTACGGATACGGCTTAATCATCCGATCCGCCAGGGAGCCGCCCGGAGCGTACTCCATAACCACCACCAGTTTCCGGTTGTCACCGCCGGCCCCATAAATGTTTATTACATTCTTGTGTTTGAGATGGCTTAAAAGTTTCGCCTCTTTGAGACCGGCATTGGACTTCTCATTCTTCTTGATAACCACCAATTCCTGGCTTTCGCGGTTCTCCACCAGCAAGGTCGAGGCATATTTGGTTTCGCGGATGGTGTCGAGAAATTGACATTTACCAATGAAGGAATCAAGACCGGCAAATTCCGCCTTGGGGAAGGCGGCGCTGCGGGCGCGGCCTGATATCAGATTCAGAAGTTCATCTTTCAATTCCACCGCCGTTTGAAACCGGTCGCGCGGGTCCTCGGCAAGGCAGCGGGAGATAATATCATCATAGCGCTTGGATATCTTGGAATCGACCTCGGACGGCATCCGGAATCGCCCCATCGGTCTATGACCGGTCAGAATTTCATAAATGATGATCCCGATGGAAAAGATATCGGTGGTCAGGTCGACATTGGCGGACGATTCCCGCTGCTCCGGCGACATATATGCCAGGGTTCCCATAACAATGTCGGAGTTCGTATTTTCATGCTCTTCTTTATTGGAAATCAGGGCAATACCAAAATCAGCCAGAAGGGCGTTGCCGTTGCGGTCAATAAGGATATTGGCTGGTTTAATATCGCGGTGAATCACGCCATTCTTATGGGCATAATCGAGCCCTTTGAGAATCATGATGATAATCTCCAGTTTGTCCCTGAGGGTGAACTCGCTGGAATGGATAATTTCTTTGAATGAGCGGCCGTCAACATACTCCATCACGAAGTAATATCGTCCCTCCGCCAGCCCTTTGTCGATTATATGGACGATGTTGGGGTGATTTAAAGCGGCGATAGTAACCGACTCCCGTTCGAAGCGGCGGACGATGTCGGGGTCGGCGATATAGTGGGGGAAAAGGACTTTAATGGCTACCAAGCGACTGAGCGATTTCTGGCGCGCTTTGAAAATCTCGGCTATTCCCCCCTGTCCGATTTTCTCCAGAATTTCATAGTCTTTGAGTTCCGGCGGGGATTCGGTCTTAACAGCGTCTTGTATCATAAAATATATGAGGATGGCCCCTAAATGGGCTATCCTCATATATAATCGGCAGATAGGTGGGGAAATTTATTTCATAAGAAGCATCTTGCGGGTCAGCGATTTCCCGTCGGCAGTCATCCGGTAAAAGTAGATTCCGCTCGGCGCCTTATCAGCATTCCATTCCACTTTATGCTCTCCGGAGGGAAACTCACCATCTGCAAGCATCGTTACTTTCTGACCCAGGAGATTGAAGACCTCAATCCGAACATGCGAGCGAGTCGGCAGGGAAAATGAAATCGAGGTTACCGGATTGAAAGGATTGGGGTAGTTCTGCGCCAGCGCAAGACTGGTCGGCAACATCCCTTCCTCCAGAGCGATATCGGTGGAATGGCGGATTTCGACTGTGCCGGCTGTAAAGTCGGGTAGAAGGGTGGTGCCATCGGTGTCAGAGAATTCGACTCGTCTCCAGATATGGTAAATCTGCCCGCCGACTTCGAAGGTAGAATCGCGATTGACGGAATCGACAATAACCGAGATATCGGGGGCAGAGGCCGAGGCAGTCAGATAAAGTGTGGCAAGCAGCCCGGAGTCATTGGCAAAGAAGGGAAGCGGATAGACGACATCCGGTATGTAGGAAAACTCCAGAGATGTTCCGTTTATGATATAGTACCCCTCCATATTGCTCTGTTTGAGGGAACCGCCAAAATCGACATAGTTGCAGGTAAGGTAACTGCTGGAAAAGCGGAGAGGGATTCTCAAAGCGGTCGTCGGGTAGTTATTATTGGTCAACCAGACTCTTAATGTAAATGAGTCGCCCGGCTTGACCGTTTTACTCTCCACGGAAACCATTCCGGTAAACTCCGGCGGGGTCGCCGCCTTGCCGATACTGAAGATGCAAATCAGTATCATAACTGTGAAAACCGTTGACAGTTTTCTCATATCTTTTATCCTTTCCAAAGCACTCGCTTTCCTTGTTAGCTTAAGTTCTTTTCTCAATATACCTAACAGGTTAACTGAATTCCAGTCAGGTAATGCGCAAAGATGATGCCGTAACAGTGGATAAATCGGGTAATCGGCAGGAAAGTCGGGCTGTGCAAGAATCAAACAGCGGAAAGAGAAAAAAAGGCAGTGCCCCGGGGCAAAAAAATATCTTTGTTCAGGGCTTTATGGAGCAGCCGCAACCTTCGCAGGCTTCCATATCTTTAGCCACCATCTCAACGCGAACGATGCCGAAAATCGAGGCGCTGTCGGCATCATATTCGACTTTTTCCAGCACAAAGGCTTCATCCCTGCCGCCGGAGTTGTCGCCGCGGAAGACCGAGAGGGCAGAGCGGATAGAGTAAAACTGCTTGAGAAGAAGAAACTGCTCCTGGATGTCGCGGCCGTCAAAGTCCGGAACTAACTCACGTATGCGGCTTTCCAACAGACGGCTCGCCGGAATGTTTTGCACATAAGGAAGCAGCAGGGCGCCGCCGATAGTCTGACCGCAACTCTGCTTCTTGAGGCCGAAGCGAACCAGGCGGTCGTCATTATCGAGGACAACCTTGAGAAGTTCCGTGTAATCAGAGCAGGGCATGGCAAGCTTTCATTATAATTGATATAACATTAGATATACGGCAATTCCGGACAGAGAGACAAACATCCAGACCGGCCAGACCCATTTTACCAGCCGCCGATGGCGGTCGAATTTTTCACGGAAGGCGTAATAGACGGCGGCAATTATAAAAGGGACCATTAGCGCCGCCAGAATGATATGAGGTATCAGAATGGCAAAGTAGAGCGGACGGGTCCAGTCGTGATACGGATACGGCACCGAGCCGACCGCATTGTGATAGATGAGATAGGAAATCAGAAAAAGCAGCGAGGCGACCAGCGCCGCCACCATAAATCTTTTGTGTCGCTCGGGGTAGTTTTTCTTAATGCTAATATATCCGGAAATGAGCAGTATGGCGCTGACAGCATTCAGAAGCGCATTCAGGTGAGGCAGGTCGCTTGTGCTCACGGAAGTTCCCGCGCCAGTTGACTGATCTGCCCTTTCAGAATATTGATACTGGCGTCGCTTAAGCCGTCAAAATAACCGCGAATCTGCCCCCGCTCATCGACCAGAACAAATTTGGTGGTATGATTGCCGGGAAGGTCCTCAGCGGCAAGCATAAAACCATTCTCGGAAAGGTCAACCACCTGTTCAATCGGCGCCCGAAGAAAGACCCAGCGGTTGTCGGTCACTCCCTGTCGCTCGGCATATTCGCGCAAGACCGGCAGGCTGTCGCGCTCCGGGTCAACCGATATCGATATCAATTGCACCTTATTGCTCCCCTCAAACGCCTTGTACAGAGAAGACATCTTGCTTGCCATGATAGGACAGGGACCTTTGCAATGGGTGAAGATAAAATCAACGACGTTTAGTTTTCCCTTCATATCCTGCAAGCCAAAGGGCGCGCCGCTTTGCTCGGTGAATTGGAACTCCGGAAGCTGTCCCAGCACCGGAATCTGTTCGCGCGATTTGCGCGCCTGGTCAATAACAAACATCGCCACCGCCGCCAAGACAAAGAAAGCAGCCACAGACAGAATCAGGTTGCGCAGAGTTTTATTCGATTGAGTCATATTTTCCTCCCGTACTGCTTCAGAGCCGAGAACAGAATTAGCAAAGTGCCGACCAGCAAACTGGCCAGCCAGAGATGAAAGACCTGCATCACTTCGGGAAGCCCGATAATCATAAGAAGCGCCCCCACCAGCACCTGCAGCGCGACCAGTGCCATCAAGCCCCAGCTGGACTGTCTTACCAGGGGAGAGGGATTCTTGGCGGTGCGCAAAATCTTTCCGGCGGTCTGCCAGGCGCCAATCGCAATCACTATGCCCAGAAATGTATGTAGATGACTCACTATTCCGACTCTTCCAAGATACTCCGATTCCGACAGCAGGGGAAACTCTTTCTGAAGTATCTCCACAGAAGAGCGAATTTCAGTGCCCATCACAATCTGAATAAAGGTCAGTATCCAGAGCAGCAGTATCCAGCGGTCGGTCTTGCCGGGATAGACGGCATTCTTCTCTTCATCCGGCTTGACAATATAATATGCCTGCTGGGTGACATAGATTAGAAGACTGACAATGATAAAGGCAATCCCCATATGAACCGAGACAAAAAGCGGCTCTAATTCTGATGCCACCACCTGCCCTCCCTGCCATCCCTGAAAGGCGACCAGAAGCAGGGACGCCAGAGTCGGGTAGAGGAGTCGGGGATATTGACGGACTTTAGTCAACGCCAGAATCGCCAGAATAAAAATCAGAATCCCCAGCGCGACACCGCCGAGACGGTTGACATATTCAATCCAGGCGAGAGTGAAATTAAAAAGGCTGGGGTCGATATCGGGCGGGAGTTGATTGACGCTGGTCGGCGGAAACCAGCGGCCAAAACACCTGGGCCAATCGGGACATCCCAAGCCGGCTCCAGAGACGCGCACCAGGCCGCCAAGGAATATCACAAAGTAAGTAGCCAGAGTGGAGATAAAGGCGAATTTCAGAAACTTATTCATAAAACTGGTTCCCCCCGATTTCAGACCGTTTGCGACTCATGGTCCAGTATCTGCCTCACATTTACTGAATTCTATATTCCTAATGACCCTCCGGCGCCGATGTCCCGGACGAGTCCGGCATTGTCATTGACGGCGCCGCCGCGCTGTCGCTCCCTTTTTCCTTATAGATAATCGCATTCTTTTCAATCGGCGCTTCCTGCATGACGTCAATATCGCCACGCCGCATAGTATCGAACATGGTAAAGGTTATGAAGAGCGCCAGAAAGAGAATTGCCACGGCGAAAATAATCAT contains:
- a CDS encoding serine/threonine-protein kinase, with protein sequence MIQDAVKTESPPELKDYEILEKIGQGGIAEIFKARQKSLSRLVAIKVLFPHYIADPDIVRRFERESVTIAALNHPNIVHIIDKGLAEGRYYFVMEYVDGRSFKEIIHSSEFTLRDKLEIIIMILKGLDYAHKNGVIHRDIKPANILIDRNGNALLADFGIALISNKEEHENTNSDIVMGTLAYMSPEQRESSANVDLTTDIFSIGIIIYEILTGHRPMGRFRMPSEVDSKISKRYDDIISRCLAEDPRDRFQTAVELKDELLNLISGRARSAAFPKAEFAGLDSFIGKCQFLDTIRETKYASTLLVENRESQELVVIKKNEKSNAGLKEAKLLSHLKHKNVINIYGAGGDNRKLVVVMEYAPGGSLADRMIKPYPYEKAMAIAAEVAEGLDFAHKNNIIHGDLRPSNILFTRDEKIKLTDFGMPPHYNMMEKNWYAPPERRLSKQADIYALGVILHQLMFGKNPIHDRAGRLFLGALQKSIPTKVYDILSKMLAIRTTLRYRGVEEFLYDWEEFRHSLTQMEKPLAKEDSNKSITGRWRLPKFTYSIAGAMIILGALLYIFLK
- a CDS encoding DUF420 domain-containing protein; this translates as MSTSDLPHLNALLNAVSAILLISGYISIKKNYPERHKRFMVAALVASLLFLISYLIYHNAVGSVPYPYHDWTRPLYFAILIPHIILAALMVPFIIAAVYYAFREKFDRHRRLVKWVWPVWMFVSLSGIAVYLMLYQL
- a CDS encoding SCO family protein; amino-acid sequence: MTQSNKTLRNLILSVAAFFVLAAVAMFVIDQARKSREQIPVLGQLPEFQFTEQSGAPFGLQDMKGKLNVVDFIFTHCKGPCPIMASKMSSLYKAFEGSNKVQLISISVDPERDSLPVLREYAERQGVTDNRWVFLRAPIEQVVDLSENGFMLAAEDLPGNHTTKFVLVDERGQIRGYFDGLSDASINILKGQISQLARELP
- a CDS encoding cytochrome C oxidase subunit IV family protein: MSEHSKTHSHILPLKIYLSVGVALLALTAITVGVSFIPLGGFNVVVALLIASIKALLVALFFMHLLYDKKIFMIIFAVAILFLALFITFTMFDTMRRGDIDVMQEAPIEKNAIIYKEKGSDSAAAPSMTMPDSSGTSAPEGH
- a CDS encoding T9SS type A sorting domain-containing protein, which produces MRKLSTVFTVMILICIFSIGKAATPPEFTGMVSVESKTVKPGDSFTLRVWLTNNNYPTTALRIPLRFSSSYLTCNYVDFGGSLKQSNMEGYYIINGTSLEFSYIPDVVYPLPFFANDSGLLATLYLTASASAPDISVIVDSVNRDSTFEVGGQIYHIWRRVEFSDTDGTTLLPDFTAGTVEIRHSTDIALEEGMLPTSLALAQNYPNPFNPVTSISFSLPTRSHVRIEVFNLLGQKVTMLADGEFPSGEHKVEWNADKAPSGIYFYRMTADGKSLTRKMLLMK
- a CDS encoding COX15/CtaA family protein codes for the protein MNKFLKFAFISTLATYFVIFLGGLVRVSGAGLGCPDWPRCFGRWFPPTSVNQLPPDIDPSLFNFTLAWIEYVNRLGGVALGILIFILAILALTKVRQYPRLLYPTLASLLLVAFQGWQGGQVVASELEPLFVSVHMGIAFIIVSLLIYVTQQAYYIVKPDEEKNAVYPGKTDRWILLLWILTFIQIVMGTEIRSSVEILQKEFPLLSESEYLGRVGIVSHLHTFLGIVIAIGAWQTAGKILRTAKNPSPLVRQSSWGLMALVALQVLVGALLMIIGLPEVMQVFHLWLASLLVGTLLILFSALKQYGRKI